The DNA window ATCCGTCGTCCTCTGGCTGTGGTTCCTCATGCACAATTTAACACTGAGGAAACAAATAAGGAATGAAAGACGGCTGTCGTGTGTGGTTGAGAGTGACACTGTCCTGccgtaaaaaaaacacacaggtcaGTTTGTTATTACCCAATGATTCCATGTTCTTGTTTGACCACGGTGATAAAGGTAcgcctgctgctgcagggaaaCTATTTCAGGAGACACGGGGTTGTATCAGAGGAAAAGGGACAAACACCACAAAACAGTCTTTCAGGTTGGAGGACACATGTGAGAGTCTCAACCACCGCATGGGAACACctcacagagcttttattttgaaagatatGACCAGTAATTGAgcaaaacaaattcagtttcacttttcgaaaaacacaagatgttgaaatgtgaattgcagataaaccaggtgggatgaGCACAAGtctgaatataaaaaaactatGAATGGCTGTTTGAGGAGGGCTCACTAATGACGAGTAATTCTAACAGGAAACTACACTCGTTATATTAACGCGCTGAAAATCCCCAAAAGTATAATTACTTTAAATTACCAACGAtgagatattttattttctatcgtCTTTTAAATGATACAAGATGGAGCCTAATTTCTTTCATCTCATGTGGAATCAACTCATATATTTCCCTGTTGTGATTGAACAAACAGCTCAGCTAAGCTAATGTGTGCTCCTAATGTTTCAGAAAGACACCAGTGACAATTCCTCTTAGAAGTTAGATCTGAGCCCATAGCAGCTCCAGTTATGGTCATGAGAAGAAGTCTAGACAGAGAGGtaacgcacacagacagactgtgaGAGACGTAATGATCCATGACTCTGCGTGAGCTCACTGAACATCTGCACGGAGCAGAGTCGAGCAGGGAGTCGTATACGCgtattattttaacatctgCTTTTACTGGATTTATGGCCGCAGGGTTTAGTAACGTCACATAATGTTCTTGTGTGGTGagtaaataaaaatctgacaGTGAGATTCTGCACGAATGCTTAgaagtaaaatacaaaaaattacaAGAACAGGACAGAATCTCAAATAAACCTGAGGGACACATCAGGACCTCATCATGTCCCGGTGCTAATATGAGCAACGTCCATGCTGGTATAGCTTTATTTATACTACTCTGGAGTGATACTACCACTGTTGCATTGATAAAACATATACTACGGATAAAATATTTACTATATAAAATATGCAATACTTTATAAAATTCTGTGTCTACAGTATATTTTATTTGGCTCAGGGCCAGATTGTGGCTTCATGTATTGAAGTGGAAAAAGAAAGCGTGTCTAGCTGACACCTCAGTATCACCCCCGTCTTACGTGCTGCATAAGTAATGTGACTCTGGAGGAGTTATAGGTTAATATGATACCAGACTACAATGTGAATATATATTATTCAGAGATagaagaaggagctgcagagaagGAGGTTCACGAAGCCTCTCTGTCACTACGTGCACTTGATTCTTCCATTTAATACAATTCTAAATGTGAGCACGTCATTGATTTTCTCAAGCTCTTCTCATGGATCGTCGTTTTTTTATTGGCTTCTCCTTCTTCCTGGAGCAGCAAAGGAACGGTTCATTCTCAGggttttacattttgtattgtATATGTATTTTGATACTTCAGGGatacacatatttatttaatggtATTATTATTCCTtactctgttttttttacatgctcTTTCGTTGTGAAACAATTCACTCTGAGGTgtgttttgaagaaaatatTAGAATATAGCAGAGATCATAGTTTACACCTGAAGACGAGGAAGCGCATCTGttgcaatttttaaaaaacgCAAAACTTTCTCCGGTCAAACCTCCCGGGAGGAAGTGGGACAAAAAAGAGACAgatacactgacacacacacactgacacacacatagcaaCATATActttcagtgtttctgttgtcaTTAATGGTGACATCATCCGGAGCAGGTTTAGATTTGTGACATGGacttgacagacagacagacagacagttcaTACTGACTGACTGTTACGGAAGGAATGCGAACAGTCTTACTCATGCGCCTCATTATGTGTCCTCGCCTCATGGAGGTCATACCAGTCCGTCAACCGATGCCAGAGATGACAGTGAATATTCTACAGCTGCACTATGAACATGTAAAAGACTGATTCACTACTTTTTGGGTCACTTTAACATATTGTTTATTAACTATAATTTGATTTGCACCCACACTAAACTAATATAAGACAATTATACATTGGGGACGTGCAGTCAGTCAAGAATTAACCTGCGTCTGGAACCAGCACTGGGCAGCGTCTGATTCCTTCTAGCAGGCTTTACATTATGTAACATTCATTGTGATGCGCCGGCGTGTTTATGTTAAACCTCAGCGCTGCAGCATCGCGTCGACTCCCAAACTGATGTCAGCCTCAATGTGTTTGCAGCAGTTTCATGGTGTAACAGCCCAGAAACCCAGAAACATACATTTTCCATTAATTACTCCTCTCTGACAAAATATCagttaaaacatattaaaaaaatatacaacgCTGTAATTTGCTCATAGGTGGCGTTGATCTTCTCGTGTTGCTCTTGGCAAGAAAGCGAGAAAGTGTATTTGAGACACATTCAAGGCAACGCTAAGCTAAATGCTAAATGTATAAGGGTACAGAATTCTGTCAATGAACACACACGAAGAAATTGCTCTTTTGCAATTAAAGAGATTATATGGAATTGTGTCACCACCAAAGTACATGACTTTTTACAAATATATCTTTTGTTGGATTAAATATAGATATTCTGGTTCTAATTATTAACCGTCTTTAAATTTCAATATGCTGTTTTAACTTCACCATGGAAAGCcgttctctctccctccgtcacATCAAAGCTTAACGTTGGGCGACTTCTTAAGCAATTGCAATTTTCTCTTGAGGTCCATCTGTCCTAATCTCTAAATGAGAGCTCTGTGCCTGGCAGCCTGATTTACAATTTAAATTGTAGAATAGGACGGAGAGAAGACGAACTTCACCATTAAAAGAATGGACAAAATTGAAAATTCTGACGGTTGGATTTagagtttaatttgattttgtgCCTGCAGCCTCCTTTAAACCGGTGCTGTGTAAGAGAGAAGCCTGTCATGTGatgattcttcttttttgtttaatgtttaattcattCTTTACTCCTGGGTGCTGTCATGAATTATACTTGTTGTGACTCTGATTGGCcgtttataaaaaataaaaaaaaaggtaaatgttGCTGCGCAGATCCATGAAAGTAAAACTTTGAGGCCCGGCTTCACAGGCAGTTTCTTTAGTGGGCAGGGCAAAGGAGGCTTCACCTCATTGGTTAAACGAGCCTCATGTTAAAGTTGTGACACAGAAGATTCAGCCTCATTCCCAAACTCCACGCTCCACAGagctcagacagagacacagcaaTGCTTTCCTTTCCTCTGCTCTAATGAAACACCCACTGTAAGTACATCTTTCTTTAAAACAGCAAACTGTTGTTGTTTGATTCACTGagaagttttatttattcatcgcCTCTGTTTTCTGCTCATAGACTATTCTGAGTTTTGTGGCAGCTCCAGCAAAGACGGCAGATTCCAGTGAGACGTCGactgtgaaaatgaattatACAAGGTGGGTTCATTTGATTGTTTCCTTTCTGGCAGAAGTTGAAATATGTGCAATGACTCTGTGTGGGTGTGACTGTAGATCTTATTTTAACCCTGTCATGCTTCGTCTTCAGAGTTCTCCATGCCTTTGGAGGTCACCCCCAGACCGCTGTGATGCCCATTGACCTCGCTAGGTGCCTGAGCCTCAGTCGGCGCCAGCCTCTTCATCCCCTGCCGTCCATGCCTCCTCTGAAACCTGCACAGCGTTATTGTCAGTCGACCGGCCCTGCGCCCAAGAACAGCCTTCACTCCCCACATTACTCTTCCTCTtcgtcttcatcctcatcacagCCCTCCTCCACTGCGCCCTCTGAGCCTCGGAGCTGTTTCCGCAGGGACAGCGGCAGTCTGAACAAAAAGCGTGTGGTGTTTGCAGATGCGAAGGGGCTGGCGCTCACTGCTGTGCGTCTCTTCATCCCTGAGCCCTCAGCTGCCTCCCCTGCTCTGGTGATGAAACCCTCGCTGGCCAAACTGCAAGGCCAAGAGTTTCGTCTGGGTTTCCCACAGCCGACGCAGGACCTTAAATCCTTCCTTGCACGTCTGAGAGACTTGCATGTGCAGCTGAGAAGCTGCAACATTTCAGAACACTCCCTGAGAGGCAAAGTATGCGTCTCACATGAGAGTATTGAGAAGGCCGTGCAGATAAAGTTGACCTTTGACTCTTGGCGGAGCCATCACAACATTCCCTGCACatacctgcagcagcagcgctgTGGCGGCTCCGATGtgagtgtttttacttttgacTTGAGTTTACCCCAGAACATTGATCCAAAGGAGAGAATTGAGTTTTGCGTGTCCTTCAGGCCAGGAGCTGGAACGAAGGCACACTGGGATGACAACAGAGGGCAGAATTATAGGCTGTGCGTGGAAAAAGACGCACCGAACTCAAACCAAGGCGACGTTAACCGGTTTTACCCGACACTGTCCAAACATCAGCCACCGACTTGGCCGTCACGTGTGTCTCACAGTGTGCAGACCTCTGCTGACCTGCAGTATCTTCACAGGAGTTTATCGAGCAGAGTCAGAGAAGAGTggaaaaactttgtgttcagcTGAGAAGACCACATGTTCTCagcaaaaaatataatttattcaaAAAGTATATGTAAAAGGGAAAAGAAGTGTATGAACTTTCTCAAATGTCAGTGTTAGATGGTGTAAAGTCTGCTGTTGGAGAAAAGAGCTCACCCAACCTGAGCTGAACCCcctgtttaaatgtgaatatgttCGAGTTCTTATTAAAATtcttaaaagataaaaactttctgtttctctcctctgtagAAGTTCCCACACATGCCACACATTCATAACTGCTGATTAAAAAATGCATCGTGTATTAATACACATTTGCGAAGAGACGCAACGCATGAAACATGAGCCCTGCTGACGAGACGGAAACATGTCGGTAAACAaagccatttctttttttaggaGCTTTTGTACCTGCTGCTGCTAAACCCTTTTACTCCCGGGACATTTGAATAGTTAACAATGTCCCTGACGTACTTTCACACAGACATTAAATCTCTTGGCCCGGGCTCAGATGTCTTTTCATGTGATAGCAACAATGTCATGCATACCAGAGGGAGGAAGTCAACAAGCTGAGAGATCCTCTGGGCAGACCACAACACTCCCCCACCTGCCGTGGGAAGTAGACTAACACGCTGGAAACCGAAACTTCTTGTACCAAACCTGATGGGTTTGGCCAAATAGCAGGTAACCATGGCAGCATCGAGCTGGCGTTGAACTCTGGGTATTGCACGGGCTTGTGTTCACATGCAAGGGTGGAGTCATTTTGAGACATTCAAGCTGCAGCAACAGTGAGAAAAATCTCTCTTGGCTCCTCTTGTTCCACTCCTTCTTACTCACCTCTCTGTTCGACCAGTTTCTTTGTCCCTGTCCTCTTCTCTCATGTCGGTATCCTCCCAGATGAATCAATGCTTTTTTAAACTGTCAGTTTGGATTGTTGCACACGTGCGGTTTTACTCGTGTGGCAGTTTTTCCAGACGTCGCAACCTAAAGCACTTATTTATTCATCAGGCTCAACAGTTGTGGTTTGTTGTCAGATGTCAcatcccccctccctccaaGCATTCCAGTGAATAATAAGCCAAACAGAACTGTTAGAACAGGACACGCTGTCAAAACAAGAACATTTGTTTCTATTGTTATACACACAGATCATTAGTGTCACCCTCCATAGATCAATTTACGACTCGTCTTGGAATTTTTTAATTAACCTCAGAAACTCTGTATCAAGCTCAACATCGCCTCATCAGCATATTCATCATATGCAAGTTTGCATACAGTATTTGCATATTTGTCAAACAAGATTGTACTTGTATATTGTATTAACTTGAGTGTtctgatgttttgtttgtaagGTGTTTGGTTCACCCTTAGAAAAGGTGACTATGGGAGAAAGAAGGTAAAAGTGCCTTTACAAAGAAAACTCTTTAAATTCCTACACACAAAAAACTGCATtgtcgtttttttttatcttctttattGAGGACTGCAAGCATTGGTATTATTCAATAAAGAGCAAATATTAAAGTCTGTGTATTACTTCCTGCAAGCAAGGAAAGAAAAAGCTGGATGAGAGCGCCCTCTATTGGACACCACAGCTAACAATAGATTCTGCAGATGGAGGGAACCTGGGATTTTTACACCCAGAAAAAAATTACAGAAGCAGAAAAGAAATCATGATACTGTGAATGTGGCAGAGTCACATTCCTCCTGAGAGCTCAACGATGGGTGTGTAGGAATGAATCCTGCGTTCGATATACTGCGGAGGTCTTTACTGACAACGGTCGCTGGGCAAGTGCTCGTGCTCAGGGATCCAAGGCGACCTGGCGAAACACTCGGCGGCCTTCCTGTCACACTCGCAGATGAACATCTCACATTTGTCGTTGTCatctgaggaagagagagagcacgaGGCGTTTAGGAGCTTATTTCTTCGTCTTTAATAACCTCAAACTCTTGTTGTCTTGGTGCACTCACTGCCACAGGTGACCGTCCTGCTTGCTTCGTCACAGCTGTAGGAGTAGAACTCGGTGTAGGGGTTGTCGAGGATGGGCCAGCATTCGTCGTGCTGCATGGCGTCACTATAACACTTGTCGTGCACTTGGCAGCACCTGCAGGTTTGACAACACAAGTGTTCAGAGAGGCCGAAAAGACGTTTGTATGTCATCATAGCACTGAGCTGAGAGAGTGAATGAATCACGACCTATCCAGTTCGTCCACAGGCGTGCCAGAGCCGCCCTTTCCACAATAGCAGCCGTAGTCAGCGTAGTCCATAACTGGCCAGCTGTCGGGCATCGTGCACAGCATCATTTGCCTGAACTGGTTGAGCGCCTTGTCGTTGGTAGACACGGCTGAAGCACAACAAAGTAGAACGATGAATCAGAGTCAGTTGTCATATTTATCCACAAGGTAAATGGGGAGAAGCTTTTTGTCAAGTCGTACTCACCCACAGAGAGGCCGGCAGCCAAGAGAACCAGAGAGTGGAGGGTGTTCATCCTGAGAGTCAGAGCTTCAGCCACAGCTCCAGCTCAAAGTTCAGGCCCTCTTTATATATTGAGCATCGGGCCGTGTGGCCCCACAGCCGTGTCAGCTGTTAATACTACATAGGGTCGCACGCCTCGCAGCTCCGAGATTCAAATAAGAACCAACATGTGCAAAAAGCAAGAAAATTTCCCACGCACTTCTTTGTGAAGTCATAGCTCAGAAGCTCAAACAGACGCTGTGAACAAGGGATAGAGAGGATTGATAATGTCGGCCTTTgactttatttgtaaaattTTGATTTCTTAAAGTAGCTAATTCTCTGAAAAAGAACTTAACATCTCTAGAATAGCCCGTTTATTGTGCTGTGTTATaactaaagaaaaataaataaataaaaaaaggaacataTATGAATAATAAGTGGGGTTCTTTATCttaaagttatatttttttcttccttcctccgTCTCCCTTCCTGATTTTTtccaaaaacaatattaattttGTTCCCTCTTCCGTCTCACATCAAATGTTTTAGCTACAACTTCTTTATCTCCATTtaataaatgtcattatttgCTTTCTTCCATTCGCTCTGCTGCATTTAGAAACCTGAGAGGAAAAAGGTCACTTTTCTTAATATTCTGAACAgatacttttcattttattgagaGAGGCCGCAACAATATACAGAGAAATAATTACTCCTCAGAGGTTTCCAACTGATTTACGACGTCTTTTACGTTATTTATTCCAGTACTGCTGCAAAACAGGACGGGGAAAATTATACAGGAGTGTGGTTAGCTGTTCTCATCCAAGTTTCATTGGAGATATGACAAAAAGTAATGCATTATAATTCGTATGTATTCTACACAATCATGGGTCAGGAGGCTGGGGACCtatgagagagacagatgacTCCAGCCTCCAATGTTTGCATTACTCTGCATATTCATGTCGTAACATCATGTGCAAAAAGAGAGATAACAAACTTTACATTGGAACTTTCCAGCATAAGTATGGAGACGTGGAAAATCCCGAACGACAAACTTACATCTTGGATGATATGAAGAGGACGATAACAGTGGAGGGCAATATTTGCTTTTAAAGTGTGTAAAACTTAATTAACGTCATCaaagtcttttctttcttcttcctatTCAGGTAGTTGTTTGAATATTCAAAATCAgataaaagtaaattaaaacaatatatttttatattttcttatataaTCATAAAGCAAAGACATAAATCACTTGTTTGGGCTGCTACACCTCCATCAGTCACTCcattctctctgttttcatcaaCTAATTACAGAAGTCTTCTCC is part of the Paralichthys olivaceus isolate ysfri-2021 chromosome 18, ASM2471397v2, whole genome shotgun sequence genome and encodes:
- the ppp1r3c2a gene encoding protein phosphatase 1 regulatory subunit 3C isoform X1 gives rise to the protein MNYTRVLHAFGGHPQTAVMPIDLARCLSLSRRQPLHPLPSMPPLKPAQRYCQSTGPAPKNSLHSPHYSSSSSSSSSQPSSTAPSEPRSCFRRDSGSLNKKRVVFADAKGLALTAVRLFIPEPSAASPALVMKPSLAKLQGQEFRLGFPQPTQDLKSFLARLRDLHVQLRSCNISEHSLRGKVCVSHESIEKAVQIKLTFDSWRSHHNIPCTYLQQQRCGGSDVSVFTFDLSLPQNIDPKERIEFCVSFRPGAGTKAHWDDNRGQNYRLCVEKDAPNSNQGDVNRFYPTLSKHQPPTWPSRVSHSVQTSADLQYLHRSLSSRVREEWKNFVFS
- the ppp1r3c2a gene encoding protein phosphatase 1 regulatory subunit 3C-B isoform X2 — its product is MNYTRVLHAFGGHPQTAVMPIDLARCLSLSRRQPLHPLPSMPPLKPAQRYCQSTGPAPKNSLHSPHYSSSSSSSSSQPSSTAPSEPRSCFRRDSGSLNKKRVVFADAKGLALTAVRLFIPEPSAASPALVMKPSLAKLQGQEFRLGFPQPTQDLKSFLARLRDLHVQLRSCNISEHSLRGKVCVSHESIEKAVQIKLTFDSWRSHHNIPCTYLQQQRCGGSDARSWNEGTLG
- the LOC109639835 gene encoding phospholipase A2, minor isoenzyme-like, which codes for MNTLHSLVLLAAGLSVAVSTNDKALNQFRQMMLCTMPDSWPVMDYADYGCYCGKGGSGTPVDELDRCCQVHDKCYSDAMQHDECWPILDNPYTEFYSYSCDEASRTVTCGNDNDKCEMFICECDRKAAECFARSPWIPEHEHLPSDRCQ